The following proteins are encoded in a genomic region of Oryza brachyantha chromosome 11, ObraRS2, whole genome shotgun sequence:
- the LOC102707256 gene encoding uncharacterized protein LOC102707256, producing the protein MEREQMRMAILNQEQTFRQQVHELHRLYHVQKQLMGQMQIAKLNQARAVAAEAKIHEQKPKFEINFAENSINHQQLYSFQTNKISSSPAAAAQNEEEKECDLELTLATGSSSSSSRSSTSRQHKGKEVKSSNSDSGTAVSSTSTESELAQLKEHHLDFAAAAAAAETAPVRFLTSSEMSKKRQQVGAVVEHEMNLQPPWLNQCLSLRMA; encoded by the exons ATGGAGAGGGAGCAGATGAGGATGGCCATCCTGAATCAAGAACAAACATTCAGACAACAG GTTCATGAGCTGCACAGACTGTACCATGTTCAGAAACAGTTGATGGGGCAGATGCAGATCGCCAAGCTGAATCAAGCTCGAGCAGTCGCTGCTGAAGCCAAAATTCATGAGCAGAAGCCAAAATTCGAGATCAATTTCGCTGAGAATTCAATCAACCACCAGCAATTGTACAGCTTCCAAACGAACAAGATCTCTTCTTcccctgcagctgcagcacaaaacgaagaagaaaaagaatgcGACCTCGAGCTGACGCTGGCGAcggggagcagcagcagcagcagcagaagcagcacgAGCAGGCAGCACAAGGGCAAGGAGGTGAAGTCCTCCAACTCGGACTCCGGCACGGCGGtgtcgtcgacgtcgacggaGTCCGAGCTGGCGCAGCTCAAGGAGCACCACCTCgacttcgcggcggcggcggcggcggcggagacagCGCCGGTGAGGTTCCTGACGAGCAGCGAGATGAGCAAGAAgaggcagcaggtcggcgccgtcgtcgaacACGAGATGAACCTCCAGCCTCCGTGGCTCAACCAGTGCCTGAGCCTGAGGATGGCATGA